Proteins encoded together in one Hylaeus volcanicus isolate JK05 chromosome 3, UHH_iyHylVolc1.0_haploid, whole genome shotgun sequence window:
- the LOC128873966 gene encoding uncharacterized protein LOC128873966 isoform X2, with protein MAPRGAICLLLVTLTMRGTQCSTRYFMKMKTNASELFKTRGDSPRAEAERMIKGFPGIGEEQRNAFETSTFNPDVLNKFLEEYANKIKTTTEKYPKYPFKIVKPSEPLALEVDDQSTYSTSTTYEQETKYDEVAANTTPTTNTLNEASNDTLKRNKYYGSNSYEDRNGWVTLEAIPWSKSKISKWQATATTQRPWPDMKPWDKPGIGKPWTSDYSIRPVIENNKPWYEKPKPTWTENSNEKPWQKPTSRPSYYGDKNEETQAQKWPPERPSWNKYTDRPNSEIITDNRPANFPGNWNRPQPTKPSSSYQFVDRYGDKNQAEESNDWHDFPSRFDDRIRPSTERPGFSQYQYVNDHPQTYPGNSDGQWVLLSTNRGYSKSRQRSIKIDSTNPPGNGTRSIGGLRNEHDPTVAVMTSKRQVRLTVLPSINGTNTTTSHGGLLEVEKTFKSVDQSRKEYELERQTLSAILKKRPIRNTLTNQPSNSAVLAAVSAGILPATMAMMIPMILGRRKRDLALEPRLPDSRDSMLNIRALANKRRIQGTRRE; from the exons ATGGCACCGAGAGGAGCGATCTGTCTGCTGCTGGTAACCTTGACTATGAGAGGGACCCAGTGCAGCACGAGGTATTTCATGAAGATGAAGACGAACGCGTCCGAGTTGTTCAAGACGAGAGGCGACAGTCCGAGG GCGGAGGCCGAGAGAATGATCAAGGGGTTTCCCGGCATCGGGGAGGAGCAAAGGAACGCGTTCGAAACGTCGACGTTCAATCCAGAcgtattaaacaaatttctcgagGAATACGCGAACAAAATCAAAACCACCACCGAAAAGTACCCGAAATATCCGTTTAAGATCGTCAAGCCTTCCGAGCCCCTCGCTCTCGAAGTCGACGATCAATCGACGTATTCCACCAGTACAACCTACGAACAAGAAACCAAGTACGACGAGGTCGCGGCCAACACTACGCCGACTACGAATACG TTAAACGAGGCCTCGAATGACACCCTCaagagaaataaatactatGGATCGAATTCGTACGAGGACAGAAACGGTTGGGTCACTCTAGAGGCGATCCCGTGGTCGAAAAGCAAAATCTCCAAGTGGCAGGCAACCGCTACCACGCAACGTCCCTGGCCAGATATGAAACCATGGGACAAACCGGGCATAGGAAAACCTTGGACATCCGACTACTCCATTAGACCAGTCATCGAAAACAATAAGCCATG GTACGAGAAACCAAAACCGACATGGACGGAAAATAGCAACGAAAAGCCTTGGCAGAAGCCCACCTCTCGTCCCTCCTATTACGGGGATAAGAACGAGGAGACCCAAGCGCAAAAGTGGCCGCCAGAAAGACCATCCTGGAACAAGTACACCGATCGTCCTAACAGCGAAATAATCACCGACAATCGTCCTGCGAATTTCCCCGGCAATTGGAACAGACCTCAGCCAACGAAGCCCAGTTCCAGTTACCAATTCGTAGATCGATACGGTGACAAGAATCAGGCCGAAGAGAGCAACGACTGGCACGATTTTCCTTCGAGATTCGACGATCGTATTCGACCTTCCACGGAACGACCAGGATTCTCGCAGTATCAGTATGTTAACGATCACCCGCAGACCTACCCCGGAAACAGCGACGGACAGTGGGTCCTTTTGTCGACGAATAGAGGCTACTCCAAGTCTAGGCAGAGGTCGATCAAGATCGACTCGACGAACCCTCCAGGGAACGGAACGAGGAGTATCGGCGGCCTTAGGAACGAGCACGATCCGACGGTTGCCGTCATGACTTCGAAGCGACAG GTCAGGCTGACGGTGTTACCGTCGATCAACGGCACGAATACGACAACATCCCACGGGGGTCTTCTGGAAGTGGAGAAGACGTTCAAGAGCGTGGACCAGAGCCGAAAGGAGTACGAGTTGGAGAGACAAACCCTGTCCGCTATACTGAAAAAGAGACCCATCAGGAACACGCTGACCAATCAGCCCTCTAACTCTGCTGTCCTTGCAGCCGTCAGCGCAG GGATATTACCAGCAACTATGGCAATGATGATACCGATGATACTTGGCCGTAGAAAGAGAGACCTCGCTCTGGAACCGAGACTCCCCGATTCACGTGATTCGATGCTGAATATTCGCGCGCTCGCGAATAAACGTCGAATTCAAGGAACGCGGCGGGAATAG
- the LOC128873966 gene encoding uncharacterized protein LOC128873966 isoform X1, translating into MAPRGAICLLLVTLTMRGTQCSTRYFMKMKTNASELFKTRGDSPRVLEESIAATPNPLYDATKTNFQAEAERMIKGFPGIGEEQRNAFETSTFNPDVLNKFLEEYANKIKTTTEKYPKYPFKIVKPSEPLALEVDDQSTYSTSTTYEQETKYDEVAANTTPTTNTLNEASNDTLKRNKYYGSNSYEDRNGWVTLEAIPWSKSKISKWQATATTQRPWPDMKPWDKPGIGKPWTSDYSIRPVIENNKPWYEKPKPTWTENSNEKPWQKPTSRPSYYGDKNEETQAQKWPPERPSWNKYTDRPNSEIITDNRPANFPGNWNRPQPTKPSSSYQFVDRYGDKNQAEESNDWHDFPSRFDDRIRPSTERPGFSQYQYVNDHPQTYPGNSDGQWVLLSTNRGYSKSRQRSIKIDSTNPPGNGTRSIGGLRNEHDPTVAVMTSKRQVRLTVLPSINGTNTTTSHGGLLEVEKTFKSVDQSRKEYELERQTLSAILKKRPIRNTLTNQPSNSAVLAAVSAGILPATMAMMIPMILGRRKRDLALEPRLPDSRDSMLNIRALANKRRIQGTRRE; encoded by the exons ATGGCACCGAGAGGAGCGATCTGTCTGCTGCTGGTAACCTTGACTATGAGAGGGACCCAGTGCAGCACGAGGTATTTCATGAAGATGAAGACGAACGCGTCCGAGTTGTTCAAGACGAGAGGCGACAGTCCGAGGGTACTTGAGGAGTCGATCGCGGCCACGCCGAATCCATTGTATGATGCAACAAAGACTAACTTTCAGGCGGAGGCCGAGAGAATGATCAAGGGGTTTCCCGGCATCGGGGAGGAGCAAAGGAACGCGTTCGAAACGTCGACGTTCAATCCAGAcgtattaaacaaatttctcgagGAATACGCGAACAAAATCAAAACCACCACCGAAAAGTACCCGAAATATCCGTTTAAGATCGTCAAGCCTTCCGAGCCCCTCGCTCTCGAAGTCGACGATCAATCGACGTATTCCACCAGTACAACCTACGAACAAGAAACCAAGTACGACGAGGTCGCGGCCAACACTACGCCGACTACGAATACG TTAAACGAGGCCTCGAATGACACCCTCaagagaaataaatactatGGATCGAATTCGTACGAGGACAGAAACGGTTGGGTCACTCTAGAGGCGATCCCGTGGTCGAAAAGCAAAATCTCCAAGTGGCAGGCAACCGCTACCACGCAACGTCCCTGGCCAGATATGAAACCATGGGACAAACCGGGCATAGGAAAACCTTGGACATCCGACTACTCCATTAGACCAGTCATCGAAAACAATAAGCCATG GTACGAGAAACCAAAACCGACATGGACGGAAAATAGCAACGAAAAGCCTTGGCAGAAGCCCACCTCTCGTCCCTCCTATTACGGGGATAAGAACGAGGAGACCCAAGCGCAAAAGTGGCCGCCAGAAAGACCATCCTGGAACAAGTACACCGATCGTCCTAACAGCGAAATAATCACCGACAATCGTCCTGCGAATTTCCCCGGCAATTGGAACAGACCTCAGCCAACGAAGCCCAGTTCCAGTTACCAATTCGTAGATCGATACGGTGACAAGAATCAGGCCGAAGAGAGCAACGACTGGCACGATTTTCCTTCGAGATTCGACGATCGTATTCGACCTTCCACGGAACGACCAGGATTCTCGCAGTATCAGTATGTTAACGATCACCCGCAGACCTACCCCGGAAACAGCGACGGACAGTGGGTCCTTTTGTCGACGAATAGAGGCTACTCCAAGTCTAGGCAGAGGTCGATCAAGATCGACTCGACGAACCCTCCAGGGAACGGAACGAGGAGTATCGGCGGCCTTAGGAACGAGCACGATCCGACGGTTGCCGTCATGACTTCGAAGCGACAG GTCAGGCTGACGGTGTTACCGTCGATCAACGGCACGAATACGACAACATCCCACGGGGGTCTTCTGGAAGTGGAGAAGACGTTCAAGAGCGTGGACCAGAGCCGAAAGGAGTACGAGTTGGAGAGACAAACCCTGTCCGCTATACTGAAAAAGAGACCCATCAGGAACACGCTGACCAATCAGCCCTCTAACTCTGCTGTCCTTGCAGCCGTCAGCGCAG GGATATTACCAGCAACTATGGCAATGATGATACCGATGATACTTGGCCGTAGAAAGAGAGACCTCGCTCTGGAACCGAGACTCCCCGATTCACGTGATTCGATGCTGAATATTCGCGCGCTCGCGAATAAACGTCGAATTCAAGGAACGCGGCGGGAATAG
- the LOC128873964 gene encoding mucin-2-like has product MWTKLVLVAVVLLLLGSGDCRPQKTESSQPQTTKTNAEEWKSTQPSSTPKTIREDSSGQLNDTRDLKDLQYIDQSLRTVATQLLNVSSPEETGKILDNDVANKPNGQKLSEKNDVSPANETIVNNGQPQSASFGRPINSKFGYFETSHPGQAMAITEEELEREMSSTRLMTAYKNHPTTTGGISTWILLNPPSTTMKTTETNKKTKQPLESEARVTVKPTTLMERAETTERVIERVTVPISTTITLEEPIGTRKTVTATTKKTTDSKPERTQSIDKMEPLRNTSSKIAETAANNFESKEVSVSPTKKVYTVRTTPKPKTATMKTTVLSKPTISKTSRPTQQPRPKPLIRRTTVKSDIAKNENNSTAKVEKVTFRPVQMITIPKSKPETTEKPMFVTKIKASILMETQKTTVPSVYSTINLTTTSKPTTPDGDSIEMPAKTKPIVAKNNVLKAHLKKPLDDTKIEIQPIKVNAPILKIEKVENVDPKEDDSLNNSRIDLKFDFNPELTKINVGTETLSSSTTPTSTSTTKRLRQSLKRKKNKSRRRKPSTSTSTSSSSYTTTTTVSPLMTNRTEIELIAEETVAENGIQESKIVPETKVAVNSTKTKKKPAEKPISTQIYNFLSREVMPSFGMMSLVGLGLGLASYFLYPFGGTIARRNYEIEPKYKYNLDEYGGNYGQSEEEVLSKVLQGMTTDETKYPGIKDYDNNYYRYQHYDGGYDPQMTKKYEERYTTSSPIYRPENTASVLKYRNTDYRYSDSSSTPNYYERTKNSEYVAGQSVPDSANRQFVVGNVPKQYPPYEEKIPSLSTSEKFVNGYEPTESDQPQNFNFPGSSVQGYGQIQTARPEDGYEEVEITPTAVAVEHGPRSLKLERFSPDSMDSSSSESGPVRSRKKRDSVIQIIPTKRELEEEEKEEDLSNEILNIIDSALPGEKMDNKNKIQDNEVEDFEAQRRRKKEEEKTRLKESTMKVPTTETSTAASVETSTQESISSVTKQVANSPMEVDSDDTPVQGSTSTEQSNVEWIDLTTVQPSEQPPEQDGFNIFNVVKKIAEIKFRLGLTLLKHASEGFARYLGHVQKRINGEE; this is encoded by the coding sequence tgGTCAGCTAAACGACACGCGCGATCTGAAAGACCTGCAGTACATCGACCAATCCTTGAGAACTGTCGCCACTCAACTACTGAACGTGTCCAGTCCAGAAGAAACTGGAAAGATCCTCGACAACGATGTCGCGAACAAACCCAATGGTCAAAAATTATCCGAGAAAAACGACGTTTCACCAGCGAACGAGACTATCGTCAATAACGGCCAGCCCCAGAGCGCGAGTTTCGGTAGACCGATAAACTCCAAGTTTGGCTACTTCGAGACAAGCCATCCCGGTCAAGCCATGGCCATAACCGAAGAGGAACTCGAGAGAGAGATGAGCTCGACGCGGCTGATGACCGCGTACAAAAATCATCCGACGACTACCGGTGGAATTTCTACGTGGATCCTCTTGAATCCACCGTCCACTACGATGAAAACAACAGAGACGAATAAAAAGACGAAGCAACCTCTGGAAAGCGAAGCGCGCGTTACTGTCAAGCCGACAACTTTGATGGAGCGAGCGGAGACAACCGAAAGGGTGATCGAAAGAGTAACGGTACCTATTTCTACCACGATCACATTGGAAGAACCTATCGGCACGAGGAAGACGGTTACCGCAACCACGAAAAAGACGACCGATTCGAAGCCGGAAAGGACCCAGAGCATCGATAAAATGGAACCCCTTCGAAATACGAGTTCGAAGATCGCCGAAACCGCTGCAAACAATTTCGAGAGCAAAGAGGTTTCGGTTAGCCCCACCAAAAAGGTTTACACCGTGAGAACGACACCCAAGCCTAAAACTGCCACCATGAAAACAACCGTGTTGTCGAAACCAACGATCTCGAAGACGTCCAGACCGACGCAACAACCAAGACCGAAGCCTTTGATCAGGAGAACCACCGTTAAGTCGGATATCGCCAAGAACGAGAACAATTCCACGGCTAAAGTAGAAAAAGTCACTTTTCGACCTGTCCAGATGATCACGATCCCGAAGAGCAAGCCAGAGACCACGGAGAAGCCCATGTTCGTGACCAAGATCAAAGCCTCGATTCTGATGGAGACCCAGAAAACCACCGTGCCATCCGTTTACTCTACGATCAATTTGACGACAACCTCGAAACCGACTACGCCTGACGGCGATTCGATAGAGATGCCAGCCAAGACGAAGCCCATCGTCGCGAAAAACAACGTTTTGAAAGCGCACTTAAAGAAGCCTCTGGACGACACGAAGATCGAGATACAACCCATCAAAGTAAACGCACCTATTTTGAAGATCGAGAAAGTCGAGAACGTAGATCCTAAGGAGGACGATAGCCTCAACAACTCTAGAATAGATTTGAAGTTCGATTTCAATCCCGAATTGACAAAGATCAACGTGGGCACGGAGACTTTGAGCTCGAGTACAACTCCAACATCGACGTCGACCACCAAAAGACTCAGGCAGAGCttaaagaggaagaagaacaAGAGTCGAAGGCGTAAACCTTCCACTTCCACTTCTACTTCCAGCTCCTCTTACACTACCACGACTACAGTGTCACCTCTGATGACCAATAGAACAGAGATCGAGCTGATTGCAGAGGAGACAGTCGCCGAGAACGGAATACAAGAGTCGAAAATCGTGCCAGAAACGAAAGTAGCCGTTAATTCGAccaagacgaagaagaagccGGCAGAGAAGCCGATCAGTACTCAGATCTACAACTTCCTGAGCCGAGAAGTGATGCCCAGTTTTGGAATGATGTCTCTGGTGGGGCTTGGACTAGGCTTGGCCTCCTATTTCTTGTATCCCTTTGGAGGAACGATAGCTCGAAGGAACTACGAGATCGAGCCCAAGTACAAGTACAACTTGGACGAATACGGTGGGAACTATGGCCAGAGCGAAGAGGAGGTTCTATCCAAGGTTCTTCAAGGCATGACCACCGACGAGACCAAGTATCCTGGTATCAAGGACTACGACAACAATTACTATCGATACCAACACTACGACGGAGGTTACGATCCTCAGATGACCAAAAAGTACGAGGAAAGGTACACCACATCGTCCCCGATCTATCGACCGGAGAACACAGCCTCCGTTCTAAAGTACAGGAACACGGACTATCGATATTCCGACTCGTCGAGTACACCCAATTACTACGAAAGAACTAAAAACTCGGAGTACGTAGCTGGACAATCCGTTCCAGACTCGGCGAATCGACAGTTCGTGGTAGGAAACGTACCCAAACAGTACCCACCTTACGAGGAAAAGATTCCAAGCTTGTCCACTTCTGAAAAGTTTGTAAACGGCTACGAGCCGACGGAGAGCGACCAGCCgcagaatttcaattttccaggGAGTTCTGTTCAAGGCTACGGTCAAATACAAACTGCTAGACCAGAAGATGGCTACGAAGAAGTCGAGATCACGCCTACCGCGGTCGCGGTAGAACATGGCCCTAGATCGCTAAAGTTGGAGAGGTTCTCTCCCGACTCGATGGATTCGTCTTCGTCAGAGTCCGGTCCAGTCCGGTCCAGGAAGAAAAGGGATTCCGTGATTCAGATTATACCCACCAAGAGGGAGCTCGAAGAGGAGGAGAAGGAAGAAGACCTGAGCAACGAGATACTGAACATCATCGATTCGGCTCTGCCCGGAGAAAAAATGGacaacaagaacaaaatacaGGACAACGAGGTGGAGGACTTTGAGGCGCagaggagaagaaaaaaggaagaggagAAGACGCGTTTGAAGGAATCCACGATGAAGGTTCCGACTACCGAAACGAGCACAGCGGCCAGCGTAGAGACGTCCACGCAGGAATCGATCTCTTCGGTAACGAAGCAAGTTGCGAATTCCCCGATGGAGGTTGATTCCGATGATACACCGGTGCAAGGCTCGACGAGCACCGAACAGAGCAACGTCGAGTGGATCGATTTAACCACGGTGCAGCCGTCGGAACAGCCACCCGAACAGGATGGTTTCAATATATTCAATGTCGTGAAGAAGATCGCCGAGATAAAGTTCAGACTTGGCCTGACGTTGCTTAAACACGCTAGCGAAGGCTTCGCCAGATACCTTGGTCACGTGCAGAAGAGGATCAACGGAGAGGAGTGa
- the LOC128873966 gene encoding peroxisomal membrane protein PEX14-like isoform X3 — MAPRGAICLLLVTLTMRGTQCSTRYFMKMKTNASELFKTRGDSPRVLEESIAATPNPLYDATKTNFQAEAERMIKGFPGIGEEQRNAFETSTFNPDVLNKFLEEYANKIKTTTEKYPKYPFKIVKPSEPLALEVDDQSTYSTSTTYEQETKYDEVAANTTPTTNTLNEASNDTLKRNKYYGSNSYEDRNGWVTLEAIPWSKSKISKWQATATTQRPWPDMKPWDKPGIGKPWTSDYSIRPVIENNKPWYEKPKPTWTENSNEKPWQKPTSRPSYYGDKNEETQAQKWPPERPSWNKYTDRPNSEIITDNRPANFPGNWNRPQPTKPSSSYQFVDRYGDKNQAEESNDWHDFPSRFDDRIRPSTERPGFSQYQYVNDHPQTYPGNSDGQWVLLSTNRGYSKSRQRSIKIDSTNPPGNGTRSIGGLRNEHDPTVAVMTSKRQADGVTVDQRHEYDNIPRGSSGSGEDVQERGPEPKGVRVGETNPVRYTEKETHQEHADQSAL; from the exons ATGGCACCGAGAGGAGCGATCTGTCTGCTGCTGGTAACCTTGACTATGAGAGGGACCCAGTGCAGCACGAGGTATTTCATGAAGATGAAGACGAACGCGTCCGAGTTGTTCAAGACGAGAGGCGACAGTCCGAGGGTACTTGAGGAGTCGATCGCGGCCACGCCGAATCCATTGTATGATGCAACAAAGACTAACTTTCAGGCGGAGGCCGAGAGAATGATCAAGGGGTTTCCCGGCATCGGGGAGGAGCAAAGGAACGCGTTCGAAACGTCGACGTTCAATCCAGAcgtattaaacaaatttctcgagGAATACGCGAACAAAATCAAAACCACCACCGAAAAGTACCCGAAATATCCGTTTAAGATCGTCAAGCCTTCCGAGCCCCTCGCTCTCGAAGTCGACGATCAATCGACGTATTCCACCAGTACAACCTACGAACAAGAAACCAAGTACGACGAGGTCGCGGCCAACACTACGCCGACTACGAATACG TTAAACGAGGCCTCGAATGACACCCTCaagagaaataaatactatGGATCGAATTCGTACGAGGACAGAAACGGTTGGGTCACTCTAGAGGCGATCCCGTGGTCGAAAAGCAAAATCTCCAAGTGGCAGGCAACCGCTACCACGCAACGTCCCTGGCCAGATATGAAACCATGGGACAAACCGGGCATAGGAAAACCTTGGACATCCGACTACTCCATTAGACCAGTCATCGAAAACAATAAGCCATG GTACGAGAAACCAAAACCGACATGGACGGAAAATAGCAACGAAAAGCCTTGGCAGAAGCCCACCTCTCGTCCCTCCTATTACGGGGATAAGAACGAGGAGACCCAAGCGCAAAAGTGGCCGCCAGAAAGACCATCCTGGAACAAGTACACCGATCGTCCTAACAGCGAAATAATCACCGACAATCGTCCTGCGAATTTCCCCGGCAATTGGAACAGACCTCAGCCAACGAAGCCCAGTTCCAGTTACCAATTCGTAGATCGATACGGTGACAAGAATCAGGCCGAAGAGAGCAACGACTGGCACGATTTTCCTTCGAGATTCGACGATCGTATTCGACCTTCCACGGAACGACCAGGATTCTCGCAGTATCAGTATGTTAACGATCACCCGCAGACCTACCCCGGAAACAGCGACGGACAGTGGGTCCTTTTGTCGACGAATAGAGGCTACTCCAAGTCTAGGCAGAGGTCGATCAAGATCGACTCGACGAACCCTCCAGGGAACGGAACGAGGAGTATCGGCGGCCTTAGGAACGAGCACGATCCGACGGTTGCCGTCATGACTTCGAAGCGACAG GCTGACGGTGTTACCGTCGATCAACGGCACGAATACGACAACATCCCACGGGGGTCTTCTGGAAGTGGAGAAGACGTTCAAGAGCGTGGACCAGAGCCGAAAGGAGTACGAGTTGGAGAGACAAACCCTGTCCGCTATACTGAAAAAGAGACCCATCAGGAACACGCTGACCAATCAGCCCTCTAA